From one Eptesicus fuscus isolate TK198812 chromosome 21, DD_ASM_mEF_20220401, whole genome shotgun sequence genomic stretch:
- the LOC129147613 gene encoding leukocyte immunoglobulin-like receptor subfamily A member 6 isoform X1, translating to MYPHPTTLLGLVLCLGQTIYTQEGALPKPSLRAEPGPVIPRGQPVTFVCRGPAGAELFRLEKEGSRVGPDQKSAPQDGSQGTEARFHIPAVSEDSAGRYQCFYAHVYDWSERSEPVQLQVTEEDVSTPPSGALPKPSLRAEPGPAIPRGRPVTFVCSSLVWTLQFRLEKDGSSVPLGIKPGSQDGTQGLEARFHIPAVSEDTAGRYRCLYAHVYGWSERSEPLQLQVTEEDVSTPPSGALPKPSLTAQPGPVIPRGQPVTFVCRGPAGAELFHLWKDGSAVPLGIKPGYPDGTQGLEASFVIPAVQEGSYRCSYYHVSRMSERSEPLQLQVTEEDVSAPPSGALPKPSLRAEPGPVIPRGQAVTFVCRGATGAEFFYLEKDRIPVPPEQISAPQDGSQGKEARFHIPAVSEDTAGRYQCVYQKGSGWSQLSEPLQLQVTEEDVSTPPSGALPKPSLRAQPGPVIPRGRPVTFVCQGPAGAEFFYLEKDGIPVPPDQISAPQDGSQGREGRFHIPAVSEDSAGRYQCVYEHVYGYSELSEPLQLQVTEEDVSTRPSGALPKPSLRAQPGPVIPRGRPVTFLCRGPAGAGFFHLEKDGRPVRLDQKSASQDGTQGTEARFHIPFVLEDTAGYYQCFYHQGSDWSERSEPVQLQVTEEDVSTRSSGALPKPSLRVELGPLLPWGRPVTLECRGPAGAEFFYLEKDGIPVLLDQISAPQNGSQGTEARFQIPAVSDNTAGRYQCFYAHVYGWSERSEPVQLQVTEEDVSAPPSGPASRDYTVENSIRLGLAGVALLILVAILVEAGLSQSQAPQGPQK from the exons ATGTACCCCCATCCCAccaccctcctgggcctgg TGCTCTGTCTGGGCCAGACGATCTACACGCAGGAGG gggccctgcccaagccctcCCTCAGGGCTGAGCCAGGCCCGGTGATCCCCCGGGGACAGCCTGTGACCTTCGTGTGCCGGGGCCCAGCTGGGGCTGAGTTATTCCgcctggagaaggaaggaagccGAGTAGGCCCTGATCAGAAAAGTGCGCCTCAAGATGGTTCTCAGGGCACAGAGGCCAGATTCCACATCCCCGCTGTGAGTGAGGACTCTGCTGGGCGTTATCAATGCTTCTATGCACATGTGTATGACTGGTCTGAGCGCAGTGAGCCCGTGCAGCTGCAGGTGACAGAGGAGGACGTCTCCACTCCGCCCTCAG gggccctgcccaagccctcCCTCAGGGCCGAGCCAGGCCCTGCGATCCCCCGGGGACGGCCCGTGACCTTCGTGTGCAGTTCCCTGGTATGGACTCTCCAATTCCGCCTGGAGAAGGATGGAAGTTCTGTACCCCTTGGTATAAAACCTGGGTCTCAAGATGGTACTCAAGGATTAGAGGCCAGATTCCACATCCCCGCTGTGAGTGAAGACACTGCTGGGCGTTATCGCTGCCTCTATGCACATGTGTATGGCTGGTCTGAGCGCAGTGAgcccctgcagctgcaggtgaCAGAGGAGGACGTCTCCACTCCGCCCTCAG gggccctgcccaagccctcCCTCACGGCCCAGCCAGGCCCGGTGATCCCCCGGGGACAGCCTGTGACCTTCGTGTGCCGGGGCCCAGCTGGGGCTGAGTTATTCCACCTGTGGAAGGATGGAAGTGCTGTACCCCTTGGTATAAAACCTGGGTATCCAGATGGTACTCAAGGATTAGAGGCCAGCTTCGTCATCCCCGCTGTGCAGGAAGGCTCTTACCGCTGCTCCTATTACCATGTGTCCCGCATGTCTGAGCGCAGTGAgcccctgcagctgcaggtgaCAGAGGAGGACGTCTCCGCTCCGCCCTCAG GGGCCTTGCCCAAGCCCTCCCTCAGGGCCGAGCCAGGCCCGGTGATTCCCCGGGGACAGGCTGTGACCTTCGTGTGCAGGGGCGCAACTGGGGCTGAGTTTTTCTACCTGGAGAAGGATAGAATACCTGTACCACCTGAACAGATAAGTGCGCCTCAAGATGGTTCGCAGGGGAAGGAGGCCAGATTCCACATCCCCGCTGTGAGTGAAGACACTGCTGGGCGTTATCAATGCGTCTATCAAAAAGGGTCCGGCTGGTCTCAGCTCAGTGAgcccctgcagctgcaggtgaCAGAGGAGGACGTCTCCACTCCGCCCTCAG gggccctgcccaagccctccctcagggcccagccaggccctgtgATCCCCCGGGGACGGCCTGTGACCTTCGTGTgccagggcccagctggggcTGAGTTTTTCTACCTGGAGAAAGATGGAATACCTGTACCACCTGATCAGATAAGTGCGCCTCAAGATGGTTcgcaggggagagagggcagatTCCACATCCCCGCTGTGAGTGAGGACTCTGCTGGGCGTTATCAATGTGTCTATGAACATGTGTATGGCTATTCTGAGCTCAGTGAgcccctgcagctgcaggtgaCAGAGGAGGACGTCTCCACTCGGCCCTCAG gggccctgcccaagccctccctcagggcccagccaggccctgtgATCCCCCGGGGACGTCCTGTGACTTTCTTGTGCCgggggccagctggggctgggtTTTTCCACCTGGAGAAGGATGGAAGACCCGTACGCCTTGATCAGAAAAGTGCTTCTCAAGATGGTACTCAAGGAACAGAGGCCAGATTCCACATCCCTTTCGTGCTTGAAGACACTGCCGGGTATTACCAGTGCTTCTATCACCAAGGGTCTGACTGGTCTGAGCGCAGTGAGCCTGTGCAGCTGCAGGTGACAGAGGAGGACGTCTCCACTCGGTCCTCAG GAGCACTGCCCAAGCCTTCCCTCAGGGTGGAGCTAGGCCCTCTGCTCCCCTGGGGACGGCCTGTGACCCTCGAGTGCCGGGGCCCAGCTGGGGCTGAGTTTTTCTACCTGGAGAAAGATGGAATACCTGTACTCCTTGATCAGATAAGTGCGCCTCAAAATGGCTCGCAGGGGACAGAGGCCAGATTCCAAATCCCCGCAGTGAGTGACAACACTGCTGGGCGTTATCAATGCTTCTATGCACATGTGTATGGCTGGTCTGAGCGCAGTGAGCCTGTGCAGCTGCAGGTGACAGAGGAGGACGTCTCCGCTCCGCCCTCAG gccccgcctcccgggACTACACGGTGGAGAACAGCATCCGCCTGGGCCTGGCGGGCGTGGCCTTGCTGATCCTGGTGGCGATTCTGGTGGAAGCTGGGCTCAGccagagccaggccccacagggACCACAGAAATAA
- the LOC129147613 gene encoding leukocyte immunoglobulin-like receptor subfamily A member 6 isoform X4, whose translation MYPHPTTLLGLVLCLGQTIYTQEGALPKPSLRAEPGPVIPRGQPVTFVCRGPAGAELFRLEKEGSRVGPDQKSAPQDGSQGTEARFHIPAVSEDSAGRYQCFYAHVYDWSERSEPVQLQVTEEDVSTPPSGALPKPSLRAEPGPAIPRGRPVTFVCSSLVWTLQFRLEKDGSSVPLGIKPGSQDGTQGLEARFHIPAVSEDTAGRYRCLYAHVYGWSERSEPLQLQVTEEDVSTPPSGALPKPSLRAEPGPVIPRGQAVTFVCRGATGAEFFYLEKDRIPVPPEQISAPQDGSQGKEARFHIPAVSEDTAGRYQCVYQKGSGWSQLSEPLQLQVTEEDVSTPPSGALPKPSLRAQPGPVIPRGRPVTFVCQGPAGAEFFYLEKDGIPVPPDQISAPQDGSQGREGRFHIPAVSEDSAGRYQCVYEHVYGYSELSEPLQLQVTEEDVSTRPSGALPKPSLRAQPGPVIPRGRPVTFLCRGPAGAGFFHLEKDGRPVRLDQKSASQDGTQGTEARFHIPFVLEDTAGYYQCFYHQGSDWSERSEPVQLQVTEEDVSTRSSGALPKPSLRVELGPLLPWGRPVTLECRGPAGAEFFYLEKDGIPVLLDQISAPQNGSQGTEARFQIPAVSDNTAGRYQCFYAHVYGWSERSEPVQLQVTEEDVSAPPSGPASRDYTVENSIRLGLAGVALLILVAILVEAGLSQSQAPQGPQK comes from the exons ATGTACCCCCATCCCAccaccctcctgggcctgg TGCTCTGTCTGGGCCAGACGATCTACACGCAGGAGG gggccctgcccaagccctcCCTCAGGGCTGAGCCAGGCCCGGTGATCCCCCGGGGACAGCCTGTGACCTTCGTGTGCCGGGGCCCAGCTGGGGCTGAGTTATTCCgcctggagaaggaaggaagccGAGTAGGCCCTGATCAGAAAAGTGCGCCTCAAGATGGTTCTCAGGGCACAGAGGCCAGATTCCACATCCCCGCTGTGAGTGAGGACTCTGCTGGGCGTTATCAATGCTTCTATGCACATGTGTATGACTGGTCTGAGCGCAGTGAGCCCGTGCAGCTGCAGGTGACAGAGGAGGACGTCTCCACTCCGCCCTCAG gggccctgcccaagccctcCCTCAGGGCCGAGCCAGGCCCTGCGATCCCCCGGGGACGGCCCGTGACCTTCGTGTGCAGTTCCCTGGTATGGACTCTCCAATTCCGCCTGGAGAAGGATGGAAGTTCTGTACCCCTTGGTATAAAACCTGGGTCTCAAGATGGTACTCAAGGATTAGAGGCCAGATTCCACATCCCCGCTGTGAGTGAAGACACTGCTGGGCGTTATCGCTGCCTCTATGCACATGTGTATGGCTGGTCTGAGCGCAGTGAgcccctgcagctgcaggtgaCAGAGGAGGACGTCTCCACTCCGCCCTCAG GGGCCTTGCCCAAGCCCTCCCTCAGGGCCGAGCCAGGCCCGGTGATTCCCCGGGGACAGGCTGTGACCTTCGTGTGCAGGGGCGCAACTGGGGCTGAGTTTTTCTACCTGGAGAAGGATAGAATACCTGTACCACCTGAACAGATAAGTGCGCCTCAAGATGGTTCGCAGGGGAAGGAGGCCAGATTCCACATCCCCGCTGTGAGTGAAGACACTGCTGGGCGTTATCAATGCGTCTATCAAAAAGGGTCCGGCTGGTCTCAGCTCAGTGAgcccctgcagctgcaggtgaCAGAGGAGGACGTCTCCACTCCGCCCTCAG gggccctgcccaagccctccctcagggcccagccaggccctgtgATCCCCCGGGGACGGCCTGTGACCTTCGTGTgccagggcccagctggggcTGAGTTTTTCTACCTGGAGAAAGATGGAATACCTGTACCACCTGATCAGATAAGTGCGCCTCAAGATGGTTcgcaggggagagagggcagatTCCACATCCCCGCTGTGAGTGAGGACTCTGCTGGGCGTTATCAATGTGTCTATGAACATGTGTATGGCTATTCTGAGCTCAGTGAgcccctgcagctgcaggtgaCAGAGGAGGACGTCTCCACTCGGCCCTCAG gggccctgcccaagccctccctcagggcccagccaggccctgtgATCCCCCGGGGACGTCCTGTGACTTTCTTGTGCCgggggccagctggggctgggtTTTTCCACCTGGAGAAGGATGGAAGACCCGTACGCCTTGATCAGAAAAGTGCTTCTCAAGATGGTACTCAAGGAACAGAGGCCAGATTCCACATCCCTTTCGTGCTTGAAGACACTGCCGGGTATTACCAGTGCTTCTATCACCAAGGGTCTGACTGGTCTGAGCGCAGTGAGCCTGTGCAGCTGCAGGTGACAGAGGAGGACGTCTCCACTCGGTCCTCAG GAGCACTGCCCAAGCCTTCCCTCAGGGTGGAGCTAGGCCCTCTGCTCCCCTGGGGACGGCCTGTGACCCTCGAGTGCCGGGGCCCAGCTGGGGCTGAGTTTTTCTACCTGGAGAAAGATGGAATACCTGTACTCCTTGATCAGATAAGTGCGCCTCAAAATGGCTCGCAGGGGACAGAGGCCAGATTCCAAATCCCCGCAGTGAGTGACAACACTGCTGGGCGTTATCAATGCTTCTATGCACATGTGTATGGCTGGTCTGAGCGCAGTGAGCCTGTGCAGCTGCAGGTGACAGAGGAGGACGTCTCCGCTCCGCCCTCAG gccccgcctcccgggACTACACGGTGGAGAACAGCATCCGCCTGGGCCTGGCGGGCGTGGCCTTGCTGATCCTGGTGGCGATTCTGGTGGAAGCTGGGCTCAGccagagccaggccccacagggACCACAGAAATAA
- the LOC129147613 gene encoding leukocyte immunoglobulin-like receptor subfamily A member 6 isoform X6, with product MYPHPTTLLGLVLCLGQTIYTQEGALPKPSLRAEPGPVIPRGQPVTFVCRGPAGAELFRLEKEGSRVGPDQKSAPQDGSQGTEARFHIPAVSEDSAGRYQCFYAHVYDWSERSEPVQLQVTEEDVSTPPSGALPKPSLRAEPGPAIPRGRPVTFVCSSLVWTLQFRLEKDGSSVPLGIKPGSQDGTQGLEARFHIPAVSEDTAGRYRCLYAHVYGWSERSEPLQLQVTEEDVSTPPSGALPKPSLTAQPGPVIPRGQPVTFVCRGPAGAELFHLWKDGSAVPLGIKPGYPDGTQGLEASFVIPAVQEGSYRCSYYHVSRMSERSEPLQLQVTEEDVSAPPSGALPKPSLRAEPGPVIPRGQAVTFVCRGATGAEFFYLEKDRIPVPPEQISAPQDGSQGKEARFHIPAVSEDTAGRYQCVYQKGSGWSQLSEPLQLQVTEEDVSTPPSGALPKPSLRVELGPLLPWGRPVTLECRGPAGAEFFYLEKDGIPVLLDQISAPQNGSQGTEARFQIPAVSDNTAGRYQCFYAHVYGWSERSEPVQLQVTEEDVSAPPSGPASRDYTVENSIRLGLAGVALLILVAILVEAGLSQSQAPQGPQK from the exons ATGTACCCCCATCCCAccaccctcctgggcctgg TGCTCTGTCTGGGCCAGACGATCTACACGCAGGAGG gggccctgcccaagccctcCCTCAGGGCTGAGCCAGGCCCGGTGATCCCCCGGGGACAGCCTGTGACCTTCGTGTGCCGGGGCCCAGCTGGGGCTGAGTTATTCCgcctggagaaggaaggaagccGAGTAGGCCCTGATCAGAAAAGTGCGCCTCAAGATGGTTCTCAGGGCACAGAGGCCAGATTCCACATCCCCGCTGTGAGTGAGGACTCTGCTGGGCGTTATCAATGCTTCTATGCACATGTGTATGACTGGTCTGAGCGCAGTGAGCCCGTGCAGCTGCAGGTGACAGAGGAGGACGTCTCCACTCCGCCCTCAG gggccctgcccaagccctcCCTCAGGGCCGAGCCAGGCCCTGCGATCCCCCGGGGACGGCCCGTGACCTTCGTGTGCAGTTCCCTGGTATGGACTCTCCAATTCCGCCTGGAGAAGGATGGAAGTTCTGTACCCCTTGGTATAAAACCTGGGTCTCAAGATGGTACTCAAGGATTAGAGGCCAGATTCCACATCCCCGCTGTGAGTGAAGACACTGCTGGGCGTTATCGCTGCCTCTATGCACATGTGTATGGCTGGTCTGAGCGCAGTGAgcccctgcagctgcaggtgaCAGAGGAGGACGTCTCCACTCCGCCCTCAG gggccctgcccaagccctcCCTCACGGCCCAGCCAGGCCCGGTGATCCCCCGGGGACAGCCTGTGACCTTCGTGTGCCGGGGCCCAGCTGGGGCTGAGTTATTCCACCTGTGGAAGGATGGAAGTGCTGTACCCCTTGGTATAAAACCTGGGTATCCAGATGGTACTCAAGGATTAGAGGCCAGCTTCGTCATCCCCGCTGTGCAGGAAGGCTCTTACCGCTGCTCCTATTACCATGTGTCCCGCATGTCTGAGCGCAGTGAgcccctgcagctgcaggtgaCAGAGGAGGACGTCTCCGCTCCGCCCTCAG GGGCCTTGCCCAAGCCCTCCCTCAGGGCCGAGCCAGGCCCGGTGATTCCCCGGGGACAGGCTGTGACCTTCGTGTGCAGGGGCGCAACTGGGGCTGAGTTTTTCTACCTGGAGAAGGATAGAATACCTGTACCACCTGAACAGATAAGTGCGCCTCAAGATGGTTCGCAGGGGAAGGAGGCCAGATTCCACATCCCCGCTGTGAGTGAAGACACTGCTGGGCGTTATCAATGCGTCTATCAAAAAGGGTCCGGCTGGTCTCAGCTCAGTGAgcccctgcagctgcaggtgaCAGAGGAGGACGTCTCCACTCCGCCCTCAG GAGCACTGCCCAAGCCTTCCCTCAGGGTGGAGCTAGGCCCTCTGCTCCCCTGGGGACGGCCTGTGACCCTCGAGTGCCGGGGCCCAGCTGGGGCTGAGTTTTTCTACCTGGAGAAAGATGGAATACCTGTACTCCTTGATCAGATAAGTGCGCCTCAAAATGGCTCGCAGGGGACAGAGGCCAGATTCCAAATCCCCGCAGTGAGTGACAACACTGCTGGGCGTTATCAATGCTTCTATGCACATGTGTATGGCTGGTCTGAGCGCAGTGAGCCTGTGCAGCTGCAGGTGACAGAGGAGGACGTCTCCGCTCCGCCCTCAG gccccgcctcccgggACTACACGGTGGAGAACAGCATCCGCCTGGGCCTGGCGGGCGTGGCCTTGCTGATCCTGGTGGCGATTCTGGTGGAAGCTGGGCTCAGccagagccaggccccacagggACCACAGAAATAA
- the LOC129147613 gene encoding leukocyte immunoglobulin-like receptor subfamily A member 2 isoform X5 yields MYPHPTTLLGLVLCLGQTIYTQEGALPKPSLRAEPGPVIPRGQPVTFVCRGPAGAELFRLEKEGSRVGPDQKSAPQDGSQGTEARFHIPAVSEDSAGRYQCFYAHVYDWSERSEPVQLQVTEEDVSTPPSGALPKPSLRAEPGPAIPRGRPVTFVCSSLVWTLQFRLEKDGSSVPLGIKPGSQDGTQGLEARFHIPAVSEDTAGRYRCLYAHVYGWSERSEPLQLQVTEEDVSTPPSGALPKPSLTAQPGPVIPRGQPVTFVCRGPAGAELFHLWKDGSAVPLGIKPGYPDGTQGLEASFVIPAVQEGSYRCSYYHVSRMSERSEPLQLQVTEEDVSAPPSGALPKPSLRAEPGPVIPRGQAVTFVCRGATGAEFFYLEKDRIPVPPEQISAPQDGSQGKEARFHIPAVSEDTAGRYQCVYQKGSGWSQLSEPLQLQVTEEDVSTPPSGALPKPSLRAQPGPVIPRGRPVTFVCQGPAGAEFFYLEKDGIPVPPDQISAPQDGSQGREGRFHIPAVSEDSAGRYQCVYEHVYGYSELSEPLQLQVTEEDVSTRPSGALPKPSLRAQPGPVIPRGRPVTFLCRGPAGAGFFHLEKDGRPVRLDQKSASQDGTQGTEARFHIPFVLEDTAGYYQCFYHQGSDWSERSEPVQLQVTEEDVSTRSSGPASRDYTVENSIRLGLAGVALLILVAILVEAGLSQSQAPQGPQK; encoded by the exons ATGTACCCCCATCCCAccaccctcctgggcctgg TGCTCTGTCTGGGCCAGACGATCTACACGCAGGAGG gggccctgcccaagccctcCCTCAGGGCTGAGCCAGGCCCGGTGATCCCCCGGGGACAGCCTGTGACCTTCGTGTGCCGGGGCCCAGCTGGGGCTGAGTTATTCCgcctggagaaggaaggaagccGAGTAGGCCCTGATCAGAAAAGTGCGCCTCAAGATGGTTCTCAGGGCACAGAGGCCAGATTCCACATCCCCGCTGTGAGTGAGGACTCTGCTGGGCGTTATCAATGCTTCTATGCACATGTGTATGACTGGTCTGAGCGCAGTGAGCCCGTGCAGCTGCAGGTGACAGAGGAGGACGTCTCCACTCCGCCCTCAG gggccctgcccaagccctcCCTCAGGGCCGAGCCAGGCCCTGCGATCCCCCGGGGACGGCCCGTGACCTTCGTGTGCAGTTCCCTGGTATGGACTCTCCAATTCCGCCTGGAGAAGGATGGAAGTTCTGTACCCCTTGGTATAAAACCTGGGTCTCAAGATGGTACTCAAGGATTAGAGGCCAGATTCCACATCCCCGCTGTGAGTGAAGACACTGCTGGGCGTTATCGCTGCCTCTATGCACATGTGTATGGCTGGTCTGAGCGCAGTGAgcccctgcagctgcaggtgaCAGAGGAGGACGTCTCCACTCCGCCCTCAG gggccctgcccaagccctcCCTCACGGCCCAGCCAGGCCCGGTGATCCCCCGGGGACAGCCTGTGACCTTCGTGTGCCGGGGCCCAGCTGGGGCTGAGTTATTCCACCTGTGGAAGGATGGAAGTGCTGTACCCCTTGGTATAAAACCTGGGTATCCAGATGGTACTCAAGGATTAGAGGCCAGCTTCGTCATCCCCGCTGTGCAGGAAGGCTCTTACCGCTGCTCCTATTACCATGTGTCCCGCATGTCTGAGCGCAGTGAgcccctgcagctgcaggtgaCAGAGGAGGACGTCTCCGCTCCGCCCTCAG GGGCCTTGCCCAAGCCCTCCCTCAGGGCCGAGCCAGGCCCGGTGATTCCCCGGGGACAGGCTGTGACCTTCGTGTGCAGGGGCGCAACTGGGGCTGAGTTTTTCTACCTGGAGAAGGATAGAATACCTGTACCACCTGAACAGATAAGTGCGCCTCAAGATGGTTCGCAGGGGAAGGAGGCCAGATTCCACATCCCCGCTGTGAGTGAAGACACTGCTGGGCGTTATCAATGCGTCTATCAAAAAGGGTCCGGCTGGTCTCAGCTCAGTGAgcccctgcagctgcaggtgaCAGAGGAGGACGTCTCCACTCCGCCCTCAG gggccctgcccaagccctccctcagggcccagccaggccctgtgATCCCCCGGGGACGGCCTGTGACCTTCGTGTgccagggcccagctggggcTGAGTTTTTCTACCTGGAGAAAGATGGAATACCTGTACCACCTGATCAGATAAGTGCGCCTCAAGATGGTTcgcaggggagagagggcagatTCCACATCCCCGCTGTGAGTGAGGACTCTGCTGGGCGTTATCAATGTGTCTATGAACATGTGTATGGCTATTCTGAGCTCAGTGAgcccctgcagctgcaggtgaCAGAGGAGGACGTCTCCACTCGGCCCTCAG gggccctgcccaagccctccctcagggcccagccaggccctgtgATCCCCCGGGGACGTCCTGTGACTTTCTTGTGCCgggggccagctggggctgggtTTTTCCACCTGGAGAAGGATGGAAGACCCGTACGCCTTGATCAGAAAAGTGCTTCTCAAGATGGTACTCAAGGAACAGAGGCCAGATTCCACATCCCTTTCGTGCTTGAAGACACTGCCGGGTATTACCAGTGCTTCTATCACCAAGGGTCTGACTGGTCTGAGCGCAGTGAGCCTGTGCAGCTGCAGGTGACAGAGGAGGACGTCTCCACTCGGTCCTCAG gccccgcctcccgggACTACACGGTGGAGAACAGCATCCGCCTGGGCCTGGCGGGCGTGGCCTTGCTGATCCTGGTGGCGATTCTGGTGGAAGCTGGGCTCAGccagagccaggccccacagggACCACAGAAATAA
- the LOC129147613 gene encoding leukocyte immunoglobulin-like receptor subfamily A member 6 isoform X3 — MYPHPTTLLGLVLCLGQTIYTQEGALPKPSLRAEPGPVIPRGQPVTFVCRGPAGAELFRLEKEGSRVGPDQKSAPQDGSQGTEARFHIPAVSEDSAGRYQCFYAHVYDWSERSEPVQLQVTEEDVSTPPSGALPKPSLRAEPGPAIPRGRPVTFVCSSLVWTLQFRLEKDGSSVPLGIKPGSQDGTQGLEARFHIPAVSEDTAGRYRCLYAHVYGWSERSEPLQLQVTEEDVSTPPSGALPKPSLTAQPGPVIPRGQPVTFVCRGPAGAELFHLWKDGSAVPLGIKPGYPDGTQGLEASFVIPAVQEGSYRCSYYHVSRMSERSEPLQLQVTEEDVSAPPSGALPKPSLRAEPGPVIPRGQAVTFVCRGATGAEFFYLEKDRIPVPPEQIRALPKPSLRAQPGPVIPRGRPVTFVCQGPAGAEFFYLEKDGIPVPPDQISAPQDGSQGREGRFHIPAVSEDSAGRYQCVYEHVYGYSELSEPLQLQVTEEDVSTRPSGALPKPSLRAQPGPVIPRGRPVTFLCRGPAGAGFFHLEKDGRPVRLDQKSASQDGTQGTEARFHIPFVLEDTAGYYQCFYHQGSDWSERSEPVQLQVTEEDVSTRSSGALPKPSLRVELGPLLPWGRPVTLECRGPAGAEFFYLEKDGIPVLLDQISAPQNGSQGTEARFQIPAVSDNTAGRYQCFYAHVYGWSERSEPVQLQVTEEDVSAPPSGPASRDYTVENSIRLGLAGVALLILVAILVEAGLSQSQAPQGPQK, encoded by the exons ATGTACCCCCATCCCAccaccctcctgggcctgg TGCTCTGTCTGGGCCAGACGATCTACACGCAGGAGG gggccctgcccaagccctcCCTCAGGGCTGAGCCAGGCCCGGTGATCCCCCGGGGACAGCCTGTGACCTTCGTGTGCCGGGGCCCAGCTGGGGCTGAGTTATTCCgcctggagaaggaaggaagccGAGTAGGCCCTGATCAGAAAAGTGCGCCTCAAGATGGTTCTCAGGGCACAGAGGCCAGATTCCACATCCCCGCTGTGAGTGAGGACTCTGCTGGGCGTTATCAATGCTTCTATGCACATGTGTATGACTGGTCTGAGCGCAGTGAGCCCGTGCAGCTGCAGGTGACAGAGGAGGACGTCTCCACTCCGCCCTCAG gggccctgcccaagccctcCCTCAGGGCCGAGCCAGGCCCTGCGATCCCCCGGGGACGGCCCGTGACCTTCGTGTGCAGTTCCCTGGTATGGACTCTCCAATTCCGCCTGGAGAAGGATGGAAGTTCTGTACCCCTTGGTATAAAACCTGGGTCTCAAGATGGTACTCAAGGATTAGAGGCCAGATTCCACATCCCCGCTGTGAGTGAAGACACTGCTGGGCGTTATCGCTGCCTCTATGCACATGTGTATGGCTGGTCTGAGCGCAGTGAgcccctgcagctgcaggtgaCAGAGGAGGACGTCTCCACTCCGCCCTCAG gggccctgcccaagccctcCCTCACGGCCCAGCCAGGCCCGGTGATCCCCCGGGGACAGCCTGTGACCTTCGTGTGCCGGGGCCCAGCTGGGGCTGAGTTATTCCACCTGTGGAAGGATGGAAGTGCTGTACCCCTTGGTATAAAACCTGGGTATCCAGATGGTACTCAAGGATTAGAGGCCAGCTTCGTCATCCCCGCTGTGCAGGAAGGCTCTTACCGCTGCTCCTATTACCATGTGTCCCGCATGTCTGAGCGCAGTGAgcccctgcagctgcaggtgaCAGAGGAGGACGTCTCCGCTCCGCCCTCAG GGGCCTTGCCCAAGCCCTCCCTCAGGGCCGAGCCAGGCCCGGTGATTCCCCGGGGACAGGCTGTGACCTTCGTGTGCAGGGGCGCAACTGGGGCTGAGTTTTTCTACCTGGAGAAGGATAGAATACCTGTACCACCTGAACAGATAA gggccctgcccaagccctccctcagggcccagccaggccctgtgATCCCCCGGGGACGGCCTGTGACCTTCGTGTgccagggcccagctggggcTGAGTTTTTCTACCTGGAGAAAGATGGAATACCTGTACCACCTGATCAGATAAGTGCGCCTCAAGATGGTTcgcaggggagagagggcagatTCCACATCCCCGCTGTGAGTGAGGACTCTGCTGGGCGTTATCAATGTGTCTATGAACATGTGTATGGCTATTCTGAGCTCAGTGAgcccctgcagctgcaggtgaCAGAGGAGGACGTCTCCACTCGGCCCTCAG gggccctgcccaagccctccctcagggcccagccaggccctgtgATCCCCCGGGGACGTCCTGTGACTTTCTTGTGCCgggggccagctggggctgggtTTTTCCACCTGGAGAAGGATGGAAGACCCGTACGCCTTGATCAGAAAAGTGCTTCTCAAGATGGTACTCAAGGAACAGAGGCCAGATTCCACATCCCTTTCGTGCTTGAAGACACTGCCGGGTATTACCAGTGCTTCTATCACCAAGGGTCTGACTGGTCTGAGCGCAGTGAGCCTGTGCAGCTGCAGGTGACAGAGGAGGACGTCTCCACTCGGTCCTCAG GAGCACTGCCCAAGCCTTCCCTCAGGGTGGAGCTAGGCCCTCTGCTCCCCTGGGGACGGCCTGTGACCCTCGAGTGCCGGGGCCCAGCTGGGGCTGAGTTTTTCTACCTGGAGAAAGATGGAATACCTGTACTCCTTGATCAGATAAGTGCGCCTCAAAATGGCTCGCAGGGGACAGAGGCCAGATTCCAAATCCCCGCAGTGAGTGACAACACTGCTGGGCGTTATCAATGCTTCTATGCACATGTGTATGGCTGGTCTGAGCGCAGTGAGCCTGTGCAGCTGCAGGTGACAGAGGAGGACGTCTCCGCTCCGCCCTCAG gccccgcctcccgggACTACACGGTGGAGAACAGCATCCGCCTGGGCCTGGCGGGCGTGGCCTTGCTGATCCTGGTGGCGATTCTGGTGGAAGCTGGGCTCAGccagagccaggccccacagggACCACAGAAATAA